One stretch of Zingiber officinale cultivar Zhangliang chromosome 6B, Zo_v1.1, whole genome shotgun sequence DNA includes these proteins:
- the LOC121989227 gene encoding UDP-glucuronic acid decarboxylase 4-like, whose protein sequence is MASELIYRRHDASPPEFAEKYTPKSEKSLIWLSRSLRYFFRQQRPLFLLFGMALAALFFLLSPRSSPYPLDSDRNMWMSTEAAHSYGAHHSHRAAIQTASRGLYVGGKIPLGLKRKGLRVVVTGGAGFVGSHLVDRLIARGDSVIVVDNFFTGRKENVMHHFGNPNFELVRHDVVEPILLEVDQIYHLACPASPVHYKFNPVKTIKTNVVGTLNLLGLAKRVGARFLLTSTSEVYGDPLQHPQVETYWGNVNPIGVRSCYDEGKRTAETLTMDYHRGAQVEVRIARIFNTYGPRMCIDDGRVVSNFVAQALRKEPLTVYGDGKQTRSFQYVSDLVEGLMRLMEGEHIGPFNLGNPGEFTMLELASVVQDTIDPNAKIEFRPNTEDDPHKRKPDITRAKQLLGWEPKISLRQGLPLMVSDFRQRIFGDQSEAAATTSTGAD, encoded by the exons ATGGCCTCCGAGCTCATCTACCGCCGTCACGACGCCTCGCCGCCGGAATTTGCCGAAAAGTACACCCCAAAGTCGGAGAAGTCCCTCATCTGGCTCTCCCGCTCCCTCCGCTACTTCTTCCGCCAGCAGCGTCCTCTTTTCCTCCTCTTCGGTATGGCCCTCGCcgcccttttcttcctcctctcccctCGCTCCTCCCCCTACCCTTTAGACTCCGATCGAAACATGTGGATGTCCACCGAGGCGGCTCACTCCTACGGCGCCCACCATTCCCACCGCGCCGCAATCCAGACGGCCTCGAGAGGGCTCTACGTCGGGGGGAAGATTCCGCTGGGGCTCAAACGGAAGGGGCTCCGCGTCGTGGTCACCGGCGGGGCGGGTTTCGTGGGGAGCCACCTCGTGGACCGCCTCATCGCGCGGGGGGACAGCGTCATCGTTGTTGACAATTTCTTCACGGGACGGAAGGAGAACGTGATGCACCATTTCGGCAACCCTAATTTCGAGCTCGTCCGCCACGACGTCGTCGAGCCGATCCTGCTCGAGGTGGACCAGATCTACCACCTCGCCTGCCCCGCCTCGCCCGTTCATTACAAGTTCAACCCCGTCAAGACCATC AAGACAAACGTGGTTGGAACTTTGAACTTGCTCGGACTGGCGAAGAGAGTCGGTGCCAGGTTTCTCCTCACCAGCACCAGCGAGGTCTACGGCGATCCTCTGCAACACCCTCAAGTGGAGACCTACTGGGGTAATGTCAACCCCATCG GTGTTCGGAGCTGCTACGACGAAGGCAAGCGAACGGCCGAGACACTGACCATGGACTACCACCGTGGAGCCCAAGTCGAA GTGAGGATTGCTCGGATCTTCAACACTTACGGTCCTCGGATGTGCATCGACGATGGCAGAGTCGTCAGCAACTTCGTGGCACAG GCCTTGAGGAAGGAGCCGTTGACTGTTTATGGCGATGGGAAGCAGACAAGGAGCTTCCAGTACGTCTCTGATCTG GTGGAGGGTCTGATGCGGCTGATGGAAGGGGAGCATATCGGTCCGTTCAACTTGGGCAACCCGGGTGAGTTCACCATGCTCGAGCTTGCAAGCGTGGTGCAGGACACCATCGACCCAAATGCGAAGATTGAGTTCCGCCCCAACACAGAAGATGACCCCCACAAGCGCAAGCCGGACATCACCCGTGCTAAGCAGTTGCTAGGGTGGGAGCCCAAGATCTCCCTCCGACAAGGCCTCCCCCTCATGGTCTCCGATTTTCGACAGCGCATCTTTGGCGACCAATCGGAGGCCGCCGCCACCACCAGCACCGGCGCAGATTAA